From a region of the Toxotes jaculatrix isolate fToxJac2 chromosome 7, fToxJac2.pri, whole genome shotgun sequence genome:
- the clip1a gene encoding CAP-Gly domain-containing linker protein 1 isoform X1, with protein MSTAKSSGIKVPSKIARPPGTGAPKTNPSAAGAKAVAADKSAASASGGDAQNAEENFQIGERVWVNGNKPGYIQFLGETQFAPGQWAGIVLDEPIGKNDGSVAGVRYFQCEALRGIFTRPSKLSRTEGEANGTQTAPPSRAASPTPSVGSVASHTPATKSALPSTTTAAKKASTTTSATPATPATPATPSSNLARTNSESVSNLSETGSVKKGERELKMGDRVLVGGTKAGVVRFLGETDFAKGEWCGVELDEPLGKNDGAVAGTRYFQCQPKYGLFAPVHKVTRIGFPSTTPAKAKTAVRKVVATPSGLKRSPSASSISTMSSVASSVSAKPSRTGLLTETSSRYNRKISGTTALQEALKEKQQHIEQLMAERDMERAEVAKATSHVGEMEQEISLLRDDQEQMEAKMDQLRALVEAADKDKVELLNQLEEERRKVEDLQFRVEEACITKGDLETQTRLEHAHIKELEQSLLFEKTKAEKLQRELEDTRVATVSERSRIMELERDLSLRTREVADLQLRLGTQQGSEDSSATLSPLLEEINSLRDQLSSQEAKHQEELAKYQEKLEAQEKAHSEAAAQLQATSVRLSGDNEQLQMRISQAEKENADNTVLWRSKLESAIASHQQAMEELKVSFCKGAGAQTEELVETKSALEKLKVEHKLAREEAGAKHEADIVAWTQETQALKAHLLSLTEDKERLEESLRSSVEKAEEQHLVEMEDVLGKLHAAELRVKELEEKEAVLAQQTQDKDRETKEQTAEMVALRSQVAQSNQEIVTLKSQLEEVKSQGSNQGAKVSELSSQLEGQQKEVLSLQQTLTTVKQEKDTLEQELGGLKQKLGESTEEQTKSEKTMQETLEKLSKKEEQCTSLTTETESLRSQFAGLERKLKAADEKLEQLSKDKTKLENDISDMMKASGDSSVQLTKMNEDLIQKERRLEEFHSQLADEKEKVAHLNEQLQQEQSRKEQELKETRDTHQTQITSLQEKIATLEKTVKQGETRVEELKVSQEKSLSQASELHVKEAEQLQSEVEKLKQELSSSKDKTQELEKLVSELQQYKEQAQCLSAELDSYKHDVEQLSKKLEKQSLDAEKMCKESEDVKAEKGQLEKQLSDVQTKLCALEISHQELSVQNEELLITRDKLSKHQEELFTNNKHLDEERISLNTELEKLKDLLQEVQTENKDLKHSNGEQQAQIEELQRQYAEKNDLLIKHQQEIQQIQGKKKQLIEDYENVCKERNRLEEDLNESRSKLTSEKDNLVLERDAARNAKKSLDAKNAELQEKLKSLNLEKEDLTMKNTQLQGLTETLTKEKAEMSSEISASVLDKKSLETVKEELQNKLAVMKKDLDSSVRECEELKASKMSLVQMLEEFKTSSQVTDSERLHLLQEKEDLLAIQRKVCNEKEEFLRETEELKVKLQISSEQVSQSNEKLKEALSSFEQERQAFRLQSSETEMALHAIRKEKMSLDSALEQQKMDYERLAGEKGELEEKHTKAISDKNALSLERDKLASDIRTTKDQLDSYSRANADLIQEKSRLTTMLEDNKRQRDEVEAEVKSLKREKADLQNELQKRNSDIEILEKGKTELVQEHNKLKMDFEKANLELNQQVDNRTKAVDHLQSLQTEADKKVQSLQKENQGLLQQIQELKSQTESVSEAKHLLETQLQAESSERNKAMSDKDGLSKQIDELQKTLSEMKQENKEISFNLKNADEQKSSLTVDMEALKTQLKQREQETSQLAKDKEQLLSKLEEMGRQMTLLTTEKEGLLSGQCKLEQDISSLHTSQESWLAERSVLLEEMEKLQASQKQLEVDVKALRTDKEVLEKQYKNAIAEVSASSVAKEEISSSISNLTAEKNALQVERDEATQQVRQLESQLKNALSKQLEAIEASGKTAEALEQLTKEKVTLMQEKNEAQSLLEELQRSKQEIEIQLETLKKENSKHQEDLNVSKDQLCTETQRTKSLCQEIEELKEAVSTKSQSLQILQDENKKLSQELENNHKDQSDVVKLKDERSQLKKQLEELKQSESTLKEQLVKEKAALQQSIHKNSALISEKDQQVENLRSELAVLRGESASAKTLQGTIQALEQDKANLQERVQRLEKDLAAGPETINKSSGDAVLDQLREDKETAESQAAIEFLNSVIVDLQRKNEELKDRLEKMAAAALNGNNPSELDNYDSNGQEPVKKKPPPRLFCDICDCFDLHDTEDCPTQMQMPDSPPHTTYHGSKGEERPYCDICEVFGHWTDACNDDQTF; from the exons CAGGAGCTAAAGCTGTTGCAGCCGACAAATCAGCTGCAAGTGCCAGTGGAGGAGATGCCCAAAATGCTGAGGAGAACTTCCAGATTGGGGAGCGGGTATGGGTGAACGGGAACAAGCCAGGCTACATTCAGTTTTTGGGAGAGACACAGTTTGCCCCCGGACAGTGGGCAGGGATTGTTCTAGATGAGCCAATTGGGAAGAATGACGGGTCAGTGGCAGGGGTGCGCTACTTCCAGTGCGAAGCCCTGCGAGGTATATTTACCCGCCCATCCAAGTTGTCTCGCACAGAAGGGGAGGCTAATGGGACTCAGACGGCACCCCCCTCCCGTGCTGCGTCACCCACTCCTTCTGTTGGTAGCGTAGCCTCGCACACACCTGCCACAAAATCAGCATTACCCTCAACTACCACGGCAGCCAAGAAGGCTTCCACCACTACATCAGCTACGCCGGCTACGCCAGCTACGCCAGCTACACCATCTTCCAACCTCGCACGCACAAACAGTGAATCTGTCTCCAACCTCTCAGAGACTGGATCAGTCAAGAAGGGGGAAAGGGAGCTGAAGATGGGTGACCGTGTTCTG GTTGGTGGTACAAAGGCAGGAGTGGTACGTTTCCTTGGAGAAACAGATTTTGCCAAAGGCGAGTGGTGCGGTGTGGAATTGGATGAGCCCTTAGGAAAGAATGATGGGGCAGTGGCAGGCACAAG ATATTTTCAGTGCCAACCCAAATATGGCTTGTTTGCACCGGTGCACAAAGTCACACGCATTGGCTTCCCTTCGACCACGCCAgccaaagcaaaaacagcagtTCGGAAAGTAGTGGCCACACCATCAGGGCTGAAGAGAAGCCCTAGTGCCTCCTCCATCAGTACCATGAGCTCTGTGGCATCCTCTGTCAGCGCCAAGCCCAGCCGGACAGGCCTG CTAACAGAGACATCATCAAGGTATAATCGAAAGATTTCAGGCACTACAGCCCTGCAGGAAGCATtgaaggagaagcagcagcataTTGAACAGCTAATGGCtgagagagacatggagagagcTGAGGTTGCCAAGGCCACCAGCCATGTTGGAGAGATGGAGCAAGAAATTAGCCTGCTCAGGGATGATCAGGAGCAG ATGGAGGCTAAGATGGATCAGTTACGTGCCTTGGTAGAAGctgcagacaaagacaaagtggAGCTGCTGAATCAGTTAGAGGAGGAGCGTAG GAAGGTGGAGGACCTTCAGTTCCGTGTAGAAGAAGCTTGCATTACCAAAGGAGACCTGGAG ACGCAGACCAGACTGGAGCATGCCCACATTAAGGAGCTTGAACAGAGCCTGCTCTTTGAAAAGACCAAAGCTGAGAAACTCCAAAGAGAGTTAGAAGACACTAGG gTTGCTACTGTGTCGGAAAGATCCCGTATAATGGAGCTTGAGAGGGACCTTTCACTGCGTACAAGAGAGGTAGCTGACCTGCAGCTACGTCTTGGGACCCAGCAAGGCTCTGAGGACTCTAGCGCTACTCTTTCTCCCCTTCTGGAAGAGATAAACTCTCTGAGGGATCAGTTGTCTTCCCAAGAAGCAAAGCACCAAGAAGAGCTGGCGAAATACCAGGAGAAGCTAGAAGCGCAAGAGAAGGCCCACAGTGAGGCAGCTGCCCAGCTTCAGGCCACATCTGTAAGGCTCTCTGGTGACAATGAGCAGTTGCAGATGCGCATAAGCCAAGCTGAGAAGGAGAATGCTGACAATACTGTACTGTGGCGTTCCAAGTTGGAGTCTGCCATTGCCTCTCATCAGCAAGCCATGGAAGAGCTGAAGGTGTCCTTCTGCAAAGGAGCAGGCGCCCAGACAGAAGAGCTTGTAGAAACCAAAAGTGCACTAGAGAAGCTGAAGGTAGAGCACAAGTTGGCTCGAGAGGAGGCTGGAGCCAAACATGAAGCTGACATCGTAGCTTGGACTCAGGAGACACAGGCGCTAAAGGCACACCTGTTGTCTTTGACCGAAGACAAGGAGCGACTGGAGGAGTCGCTACGGTCCAGCGTTGAAaaagcagaggagcagcacCTTGTGGAGATGGAAGATGTCCTTGGAAAGCTTCATGCAGCCGAACTTAGGGtaaaggagctggaggagaaagaagcagTGTTGGCACAACAGACCCAAGACAAGGACAGAGAAACCAAAGAGCAAACGGCAGAAATGGTGGCTCTGCGCAGCCAAGTAGCACAAAGTAACCAGGAGATTGTTACCCTGAAGAGTCAGTTAGAGGAGGTTAAGAGCCAAGGAAGTAACCAGGGTGCCAAg GTTAGTGAACTGAGCTCTCAGTTGGAGGGCCAGCAGAAGGAAGTCCTTTCTTTACAGCAGACCCTGACTACTGTAAAACAGGAGAAGGACACCCTGGAACAAGAACTTGGAGGCTTG aaacaaaagttgggagaaagcacagaggagcagacaaaatcagaaaaaactaTGCAAG AAACACTTGAGAAGCTCAGTAAGAAGGAAGAGCAGTGCACATCCCTGACCACAGAAACAGAGTCTCTGAGAAGTCAATTTGCTG GGTTGGAAAGGAAGCTGAAGGCTGCAGATGAAAAGCTTGAGCAGCTTTCAAAGGACAAAACCAAGCTGGAAAATGATATTTCAGACATGATGAAGGCATCTGGTGATAGTTCAGTACAGCTCACTAAAATGAATGAAGACCTCATACAGAAAGAAAG GAGGCTTGAGGAGTTTCATAGTCAGCTTGCAGATGAGAAGGAGAAGGTGGCACACTTGAATGAACAACTCCAGCAGGAACAGTCCCGCAAAGAGCAGGAGCTGAAAGAGACTAGAGATACACATCAGACCCAAATAACAAGCCTTCAGGAAAAGATTGCTACCTTG GAGAAGACTGTTAAACAGGGTGAGACCCGGGTTGAGGAGCTGAAGGTCTCACAAGAGAAATCCCTCTCTCAGGCCTCAGAGCTCCATGTGAAGGAggctgagcagctgcagagtgaggTTGAAAAGTTGAAGCAGGAGCTCTCGTCCTCCAAGGACAAAAcccaggagctggagaagttgGTATCTGAGCTGCAGCAATACAAGGAACAGGCTCAG TGTCTTTCTGCTGAGCTTGACTCCTACAAGCATGATGTTGAACAATTGTCCAAAAAACTGGAAAAGCAGAGTCTAGATGCGGAAAAGATGTGTAAGGAAAGTGAGGATGTTAAGGCTGAGAAAGGACAACTGGAGAAACAGCTTTCAGATGTGCAGACTAAGCTCTGTGCCCTTGAGATAAGTCACCAGGAGCTCTCAGTCCAGAATGAAGAACTGCTAATAACCAGAGATAAACTTTCAAAACATCAAGAGGAATTATTCACCAACAACAagcacttggatgaagaaaggatttcactgaacacagagctggagaagcTCAAAGATCTTCTTCAGGAAGTGCAGACTGAAAACAAGGACCTGAAGCATTCTAACGGTGAACAGCAGGCCCAAATCGAGGAGCTTCAAAGACAATATGCAGAGAAGAATGACTTGCTCATAAAGCATCAGCAGGAAATCCAGCAAATTCAGGGGAAAAAGAAGCAACTAATTGAGGATTATGAAAATGTCTGCAAGGAGAGGAATCGGCTTGAAGAGGACCTCAATGAAAGCAGGTCAAAGCTCACAAGTGAGAAGGACAATCTCGTTTTAGAGAGAGATGCTGCtagaaatgccaaaaaatcTCTTGACGCTAAGAATGCTGAACTGCAGGAAAAACTTAAATCTTTGAACTTAGAAAAAGAAGATCTTACAATGAAGAACACCCAGCTGCAGGGACTCACTGAGACACTGACAAAAGAGAAGGCGGAGATGTCTTCTGAAATCAGTGCCTCTGTGTTGGATAAAAAGAGCCTTGAGACAGTAAAGGAAGAGCTTCAGAATAAGCTTGCTGTTATGAAGAAAGACTTGGACAGCTCTGTCCGCGAATGTGAAGAACTTAAAGCCTCAAAAATGAGCCTGGTCCAGATGCTGGAAGAGTTCAAGACGAGCAGTCAGGTGACTGATTCTGAGAGACTTCACCTTCTGCAGGAGAAAGAAGACTTACTTGCGATCCAAAGAAAAGTCTGCAACGAGAAGGAGGAGTtcctcagagagacagaagaattAAAGGTGAAGCTTCAAATCTCATCAGAACAAGTGTCTCAGTCCAATGAGAAACTTAAAGAAGCCTTATCGTCTTTTGAGCAAGAGAGGCAAGCATTTCGACTTCAGAGTTCTGAAACTGAGATGGCTCTACATGCTATTCGGAAGGAAAAGATGAGTCTGGATTCGGCACtagagcagcagaaaatggattATGAGCGTTTGGCAGGGGAGAAGGGAGAGTTAGAAGAGAAGCACACAAAAGCCATATCTGACAAAAATGCTCTTTCTCTTGAGCGTGATAAACTAGCTAGTGATATTCGAACAACAAAGGACCAGCTGGATAGTTACTCCAGAGCTAATGCGGACCTTATTCAAGAGAAGTCTCGTTTAACAACCATGCTAGAGGACAATAAACGCCAGAGAGACGAGGTTGAAGCAGAGGTGAAATCTTTGAAACGAGAAAAAGCTGATCTACAAAATGAACTGCAGAAACGGAACTCTGATATTGAAATTCTTGAAAAGGGCAAAACTGAACTTGTTCAAGAGCATAATAAACTAAAAATGGATTTTGAGAAGGCTAATTTAGAACTGAATCAGCAGGTGGATAACCGTACAAAAGCTGTTGACCACCTGCAGTCGTTGCAAACTGAGGCTGACAAAAAAGTGCAGTCCTTGCAGAAGGAGAACCAGGGCCTGCTCCAGCAGATCCAGGAGTTAAAAAGTCAGACCGAATCTGTGTCGGAGGCCAAGCACCTGCTTGAGACTCAGCTACAAGCTGAATCCAGTGAACGAAATAAAGCAATGTCTGACAAGGATGGCCTTTCTAAACAAATTGATGAGCTGCAGAAAACATTGtctgaaatgaaacaagaaaataagGAGATCTCTTTTAACCTGAAGAATGCTGATGAGCAAAAGAGTTCTTTGACGGTGGATATGGAGGCTTTGAAAACACAATTGAAGCAGCGAGAGCAAGAAACCAGTCAGCTGGCAAAAGATAAAGAACAGCTATTATCTAAGCTTGAGGAGATGGGCAGACAGATGACCTTATTGACCACAGAGAAAGAGGGCCTTTTATCTGGACAGTGTAAATTGGAGCAGGAcatttcttctctccacacTAGCCAAGAGAGTTGGCTCGCAGAACGTTCAGTGCTCCTTGAAGAGATGGAGAAGTTGCAGGCCAGCCAGAAACAACTGGAGGTTGATGTCAAGGCCCTACGAACTGATAAAGAAGTTTTGGAAAAGCAATACAAGAATGCCATCGCAGAGGTATCGGCTTCTTCTGTCGCAAAAGAAGAGATTTCCTCCAGCATCTCAAACTTAACAGCTGAGAAGAATGCCCTGCAGGTGGAGAGAGATGAAGCCACTCAGCAAGTCAGGCAGCTCGAGTCCCAACTAAAAAATGCCCTTTCTAAGCAGCTTGAG GCTATAGAGGCCTCTGGCAAGACTGCTGAGGCTCTCGAACAGCTGACAAAAGAGAAAGTCACTTTGATGCAGGAGAAGAACGAAGCCCAATCTTTGCTGGAAGAGCTCCAGAGGTCCAAGCAGGAGATAGAGATCCAG CTGGAAACATTGAAGAAAGAGAATTCCAAGCACCAGGAAGATCTGAATGTATCCAAAGATCAGCTTTGTACAGAAACTCAGAGGACCAAGAGTCTGTGCCAGGAAAT TGAGGAGCTTAAAGAAGCTGTTTCCACGAAGTCGCAGTCCCTACAGATACTGCAAGATGAGAACAAGAAGCTGTCTCAGGAGCTtgaaaacaatcacaaagaCCAGAGTGATGTTGTGAAG CTCAAAGATGAGCGTTCACAACTCAAAAAACAGTTGGAAGAGTTGAAACAAAG TGAGAGCACCTTGAAGGAGCAGTTGGTCAAGGAGAAGGCCGCCCTCCAACAGTCCATCCACAAAAACAGTGCCTTAATCTCAGAAAAGGACCAGCAAGTGGAAAACCTGAGGAGCGAG CTGGCTGTACTGCGTGGGGAAAGTGCCTCAGCTAAGACACTGCAGGGTACAATTCAGGCCTTGGAGCAGGATAAGGCTAATCTACAGGAGCGGGTTCAGAGACTGGAGAAGGACCTGGCTGCAGGGCCTGAAACCATCAACAAGTCCTCAG GTGATGCGGTTTTGGACCAACTAAGGGAGGATAAGGAGACTGCTGAGAGTCAG GCAGCg ATTGAGTTTCTGAATTCGGTCATCGTCGACCTCCAGAGGAAGAACGAGGAACTCAAAGACAGATTGGAGAAAAtggcagctgctgctctcaatGGGAATAATCCAAGTGAGCTGGATAACTATGATAG caatGGACAGGAACCCGTGAAGAAGAAGCCTCCCCCGAGGCTGTTCTGCGACATCTGCGACTGTTTCGACCTCCATGACACCGAGGACTGTCCCACGCAAATGCAGATGCCCGACTCGCCTCCACACACCACCTACCACGGCAGTAAGGGCGAAGAACGGCCCTACTGCGACATCTGTGAGGTCTTTGGCCACTGGACCGATGCCTGTAACGATGACCAGACCTTTTAA